The Ziziphus jujuba cultivar Dongzao chromosome 1, ASM3175591v1 genome segment TTGCTGTGGCGGCTCGCCTAGTTTGATGTGTCAAACCAAcataattattattgaaatggTGGAAGATGGGGAATAATTTGTGTGCTCAGTGTGTGGATTTAGGGCGATCTCACATTGAACAAGCCAACTTATTTGAAGGATCAGTAGAGGGATTTGTATCTCTGTCTATTAGTGTCTTCAGTCTAAAGATTAGCTGAGGGGAAGCGCATTGTGTGTCTATTTTTCTAAAGTTTTCTTAATCAGGATGTTTCCGTTTCAATGTAGTCCATCATCAGATGGTGAAAAATTCATGAAATCGCATTTGTGACTGAATGGTGGGTACCTGCTATTGTGAGTTCGGGTAAATTCTTGCGTAGAGTTTGTCAAAGTTCTTCGGTTTCACAGATACTATATCGTTCTCTGTTTCAATGGATGTGCAATTAAGTGAACCGTAAAAATGTAATTAGGAGTCGCACTAGTCCATTGTGTTTGTCCAAAATATGTGGTAGTGATTAGAATcttctaattaattttgtcGTTGATATAACTTTCCccttgaaattaaaatttaagaattcGAATAATGCTGCTTCAAAACCATGCTGTTTCCCCTTCGATGCTGGTTAATTGTCACATTGtgaaaaatttcatgaaatggTGAATGGTTTATGCTTTTGAGGGTTGGTTTATCTGCTGCTTTGAGTTGGAACCAGGACAGGTTAAGATGACCAATACGTAGCAATTTGTTTGAACACTAGTGTAGGTATGGTGATGGGTTTCGATAGCACAGATGCTACCATCAGCCCTGTTTCTATGGATGTAGATGTGCAAATTACCGGTAAGTATAAGGTTGAGGTTTCTTTTCCAATCATATATTGTAGTCTCGTTATGCATACTGATAGCTAGCTCGAGTTTTCTATATTCAAGTGCATCTTTAAGTAGCTTCTGATATCATTTGATGAGATTAGTCATTTCATTGTTGGTACGATGGATCTTAGTCTATATCagtgttcaaaattatatagaaGTCGTTTCcgtcttttaattaatttgcccTTGAAATTAAAAAGTTGAGAATTCAAACATttgcttcaaaattaaaactattagaaacaaaaattaaaggaCTTTTATTTAGATCTCATAGGCCGTTCTTGATTGAAAAAAGTACCCAGTAGAAGGTGCTTGGTTCAACGTACATACGAGTTTTAGGAGAAAACACACTAGCTAGCCACAAAACCGTGATCAACTTTTATTATTGACTATTTTGGCTAAGGGAGGTACCCCGTGGCCATATGTTTAGACGAAGAGGACCGAACGGACCTGAATCTGACAGCGTTGTGAACCAGTTTGGCATCTAATTGGCAAGTCCTGGAGCCGCCTAGCCACCTGCTGAATCTGCTGCTGCTTTTGCTGGCCCTGTCGCTCTTGTTGTTGTCGTCCCTGTCGCTGTTGTTGTTGCACTTGTTGTTTCTGTTGCTCAAATATCTGTTCGAGTGCTTCGCACTGGCACTGGTCTTTCAGGTTCTCCAATTCCTGGCAGCATTGCTGCTCTTGTTGGCGTTGCTGCTGTTGCTGTTGCCCCTGTTGTCCCTGTTGCTGCTGGTTCATCTGCTGCCTGACATACTCCTCGCAGTTGTTCAGTTCCTGCCTCTGGATTTCCCTCTGGCACTGCTGGGACTGCCGGTCCTGCCGGTCCACCGTGTCGTCGACCTCGACGGTGGTGATGGTGGTGCGATAGGCGGAGGTGCTGGCAATCAGAAGGACCAGAGCAAAGGTGATTGCTGGGATTAAGAACTTTGCCATTGTTGAACACGGTAAGGTATAtgggttttgatttttctttttgttttgaggGGTGATGAAGAAGGATGGCGAAGGTGGTGGGTATTTAAGGTTGTTCTTGACCATTGCATGTTGGGAACGTGGTGGATTGAAGAAGATGAGGTGGTGGAAATATGGTTTTGGTGGCTAAGCTTGGTTCCGAGGTTGTGTTTGTGCTTCCACATAAGAAATACCATGCAGAAAAGTGCTGAAGATGATGCAGATGCTCTGCctgaatttgattttgtttgtttatttgggTTGGTAAATGTTACGTCGTCTGTTTTCTGCATTCCTGAAactgcttttttgttttattcataattCTTGTTTAATTACCGTCTCTGATTTatcgaagaaaaaaataaataaaaattacagtCTCCgtcttttttgttatttttctattaatctTCATATAAATCCCATTATAGattattttctctttgaatttttcaaaatcttataGTTTTTGTTAAAGTTCATAGGTTATTAGACATCAATCAAGAAAAATCtaaagataaaaaagataaaattttaattggtgTCAAGAGTTAAAAAcacaatttataataattttctttttttctttcaattggtGAACTAATATTACACAATTCAATCCAATTTGGTTAAAACTGTTTGAAGTTAAAATTAAGTGGAGCGACACTTATccatttgtttggttttttttctctcatttcTGCAACCTTATCTATTTGTTCAGATTTTTGTCGACGGATGCAGATTTACATTGTCATTTCGCTACatattttgtcattattttattttactttttgttttccctTCTTTCGCTTGAGTATGGCGGATCCAATGCAATGCCTGCGAAAACGGCGTCGTTAAAATTACAAGATGAACATATATAACTTCTTGGGAAAGCTCTTcgtataatacatatatatatatatatgttaatgaaaAACTTTATGAtaactatataatttattttgatattaatagTTAAATATCGTAAAGTCATTATGCTagtaaaaattatttcttaCATATGTTCTTACATTCTATGGTTCTTAGACTAACTAATAGAAACACTTTAATAGTTTTCACTTCTCTCAAAAACAAATGCTATAGAAAATTAATCTGGCCTTAGCTAAGATATTATCCGAGTTCAATTTTAAAACgtaaaattaacaattaatgcattttttttttttatctgagcttcataattttttaacattcatATAGTTTTGCTCCCCCAATCAAATGACTAACTGCAATATTGAcatatatcatatttaaaacaaaaaaaaaaaaaaaaacaatttttctacgatacccaatatatatatataggaggaaGATATGGTATGGACGGTTTATATATGGATCCGTACCAAAATcgatactttttaaaaaaaatatcgattttgttgtgtata includes the following:
- the LOC107432438 gene encoding uncharacterized protein LOC107432438 codes for the protein MAAARLSIVATTLLAVVLLVTTNTSAYRTTITTVEIEGSRQQCQQEIQMQDMNHCKQYVMQQSRSRGGRSRGGENVLAMTTDPNDKSEHFKPCCQELEQLNEQCQCPALAQMVHKQMQQGHLQGEKVFHRVVQKLQNLPQECQVGSQQCQIRGSSTSWHCIGSAILKRKKGKQKPPKPYFHHLIFFNPPRSQHAMVKNNLKYPPPSPSFFITPQNKKKNQNPYTLPCSTMAKFLIPAITFALVLLIASTSAYRTTITTVEVDDTVDRQDRQSQQCQREIQRQELNNCEEYVRQQMNQQQQGQQGQQQQQQRQQEQQCCQELENLKDQCQCEALEQIFEQQKQQVQQQQRQGRQQQERQGQQKQQQIQQVARRLQDLPIRCQTGSQRCQIQVRSVLFV